TAAGCCTTTCGGAATCTAGTTTGCTCGCAGGAATCCCGAAAGGTCCAACATACTATAGCCCGATTCGAAATTTAGACAATGCAAAGGACCGTCAGCAGATTGTCCTAGATGCAATGGTCGCAAATGGTGTCATCAATAAGAAACAAGCAGTTGAAGCCTACCGTACACCTGTTGAAATTATCGGAAAAGCTTCATTACCAGAAGAAGCTGCCTCTTACTTCCAGGATGAAGTTGAATACATTTTGAAAAACAAAGCAGGTCTCGATCCTGACCTCGTTCAACTTGGCGGATTTCATGTCTATACGACTCTCGACCCTAAGCTTCAGGAAAAAGCTGATCATTGGGTGGAACAGACGATACCCAATACATCAAGCATCCAAGTTGGTATGGTCGCATTGGATCCAAAAACAGGTGATGTTAAAGCAATGGTAGGTGGTAGGTCTTATAAAGATAGCTCTTACAACCGGGCTACCCAGGCAAGACGTGCTCCCGGTTCTACCTTCAAGCCATTTCTCTATACTGCTGCTCTGAAGAAAGGCTACACGCCATCTAGTTTGTTAAGAAGTGAACCGACAACTTTTTACGAAGGGGAAGAAAATCAGTACACCCCAGAAAATTTCGGGAATTATTATGCGAATGAAGAAATTACACTTGCCCAAGCCGTTGCGGTTTCTGATAACGTCTATGCTGTGAAAACGAATATCTTCATCGGTACTGACGAGCTTGTGAAAACAGCAAAGGACCTCGGAATCAAAAGTGATTTGTCTCCTATTCCGTCTTTGGCACTCGGAACGAAGCCAGTCGGCGTCTTAGAAATGGTGTCCGCTTATAGCGTGTTCGCCAATAACGGAGAACGCAGTGCGCCTCGCTTCATCAAAAAGATCGTCGATTACAAAGGGGATGTCGTTTATGAGCAAGGTGTTCAGAAGGAGAAAGTGATCGAACCAGAGTATGCTTTTGTGATGACAGATTTACTACGAGGTGTGTTCGACGAAAGGCTTAACGACTATACGCGCGTAACCGGTGCTTCGGTGAAAGGATTAATTGATCGTCCAACTGCTGGTAAAACGGGTTCTACAAACTATGACAACTGGATCGTCGGGTATACACCACAGCTTGTAACAGGCGTTTGGACTGGGTACGACAAGGGAAAAACGCTACATGAATTTAATGATGTCCTCTACTCGAAAAATATTTGGGCGCACTTTATGAAGGATGCAATGGCCGATCGTCCAATCGCTCAATTTCCGAAGCCAGAAGGTGTCGTCGGCGTTTATGTAAATCCAGATAGCGGGTTACTCTCAAATGAACATTGTCCGCAAAAAAGGCTTTCCTATTACATTGCCGGAACAGAACCAACATCCTATTGTGAGGGACAAGCTACTGAAAACCCTGAAAAGATCACTACCCCTAAAGCGAAACAAAAACAAGGGATATTTAAGCGAATGTGGAACTGGCTGTTGAATTAGAAATAGCGGATATCCTTTGAGTGCTCGAGAATCGAGAAAACCTTATACGGAGCACCCATAGAGGGTTTATGAGTGCTCGGGAACCGAGAATACTGGATACGGAGCACTCAAAGAGGTGCTATGAGTGCTTGGGAGCAAGAGAAACGGTCTACGGAGCACTCAAAGAGGTGCTATGAGTGCTCGGGAGCGAGAGAAACAGTCTACGGAGCACTCAAAGACGTGCTATGAGTGCTTGGGAGCCGAGAAAACCGAATACGAAGCACCCAAAAGGTATCAATCGAATATTGACGACCGCATAAAGATTTCCACGTACGAAAAAGGGATTAGCCCTCGGAGGCCAATCCCTTTTTCTGTCCTAGTAAATATGTGTGTAAAGATAAGATTACTTTCATTTTACTTTATTTTTCGACATACGCACAGATATTTTTTACTTTGTTCAAAAATAATTCAAAAGATCCAAATGTCGGCTATACTTCTAGTGCTTTTTTAACATCTTCAGTTGCGCGATTCCAAAATTCTTCATTATGATCGATCAAGAATTTTTTCAATAATGTCTTAGATTTATCATCCATTTGATCAGCTACTACTCGCTTTTTCAAGGCTTTATCCATATTATTCACATGTTCTGGCATGCTCTTATAGCCTCGTCGTGCTTCTGCATCAACTTGCATTTCGCATGCACCTAAACCTGCATAGAATGGTCCTTCACTCCCGGAGTCAACCATAACCCAAACGAGCCAATATAACTTCGGATTCGGGGTATTTGCACGATCTGCAGTAAATTTAATACGCTTTTCAACCGAACTACGGGCATGCAGAGCACCCATATCGATGAAGACTTCTTCGTCTGTAGGGTCGACAAAGATCGGTGTTAAATTGTTCAAGGCAATTGTACCAACACCATAACCTCCGTGTCCGTCAGTAGAGTCTCCACTTAGTATCGTAAAGCCTTGTTTTTTCTTCGGCTTACTCTCCTCATTACCTTCATTGTTTTTATCGTTATCAAAGAGATTCTTCACGAATCAAAACCTCCTACAATTGTTGGATATATTAATCTTTACGATTGAAGCAAGAAACGATGAAATGTATGGTTTTATCTTATCATATTATTCATTTGTTATGAATGATTGTGAATTTCCTCTTGCATCCGATTCGAAAAACGAATAATATAATGGATGGTTATTATTAATGTTCGTATTTTGGGGGTCATTCTTTATGTTATCGAATTTTTTCAAGCTAAAAGAAAACAAAACAACCTTTAAAACAGAAATCATCGCAGGTATTACGACGTTCTTGACGATGGTATATATCGTTGTCGTCAATCCAGGTATTTTAAGTGAAGCTGGTGCGCCATTTGATGCCGTATTCATGGCAACAATCATTGCAACCGTCATCGGTACTTTATGGATGGGGCTTTTCGCCAATTATCCGATCGCCATCGCACCTGGAATGGGATTGAATGCTTATTTCGCTTATTCGGTCGTTGGTGGTATGGGCATTTCATACGAGGTCGCTTTTGGAGCGGTGTTTATCTCAGGTATTTTATTCGTCATTCTTTCATTAACTCCTTTTCGAAAAAAATTAATCGAAGCGATTCCTTCGAATTTAAAGCATGGGATCACTGCAGGAATCGGACTTTTTATCGCGTTTATCGGCTTGCGTTTAACAGGGTTAGTCGTATCACACCCTGTAAACTTAGTCGCACTAGGTGATCTACATTCCCCGACCGTTATATTAACGTTAGTCGGTCTTGCCATCACATTAATTCTAATGGCGTTAAACGTGCACGGGGCATTGTTCTTCGGAATTCTTGCAACCGGTACGATTGCTTACTTTACTGGACAGCTTAGCTTTGAAAATGGGGTTGTTGCAGCTCCTTCAATGCCTGATGCGTTCATTTTCGGAAGTCCGATTACTGCATTTACGGACATGTTCCAGTACGGACTTTATGCAGCGGTCTTCTCGTTCTTACTCGTTACGATCTTTGATACAACTGGTACGATGATCGGTGTAGCTGAACAAGCAGGTCTTATGAAAGGCAATAAAATGCCTCGCGCTCGTCAAGCACTTCTTGCTGACTCTGTTGCAACTTCTGTCGGTGCGATTTTCGGAACAAGTCCGACAAGCGCGTACATTGAATCGTCTTCAGGTGTGGCTGCAGGTGGACGAACTGGTTTGACCAACGTCGTCGTCGCCATTTTGTTTTTATTCGCGATGTTCTTTGCCCCTCTTGTCGGGACCATTTCAGGACTTGCTGCGATTACCGCACCGACGTTAATCATTGTCGGGAGCTTCATGTTATCAAGTCTTGCGAAAATTGATTGGAATACATTCGATGAATCATTTCCAGCTTTCCTGATTATTTTGACGATGCCACTCACATCAAGTATCGCTACTGGGATCGCACTCGGCTTTATTTCTTACCCACTTTTGAAAATTGTTCGAGGGAAATGGCGTGAAGTTCACCCACTAGTCATGTTGTTCGCAGTATTGTTCTTCATCCAGCTTGCATTTGTACCCCACTAAAGTTCACACAAAGGACTGACTCGATACGTCGAGTTGGTCCTTTTTTTCATACAAAAGACTCACTCATGACAATCCCATTACAAATATAAGGACGATCAACCTCTTCTTCTTCATAATTCTTGATTTCACATTCACACGCCGTTAATGATCGAACGTTAGGGTAAGTGATGAGAGAAAAAATGATTGAAGGAGATGAAAATATGGTTCAATCACATTTTAAAAAGGTAGCATTTATTCTGTTTTCATTAGCCATATTGGGTATGTTAATCGGATACGTACCTGAAAAAGCAAGTGCAGATGCGGAAGAGGAAAATGATGTTGAAAAAGTTGCTCACAGGGGAGCTGCTGGTTATGCGCCAGAAAATACAATGGCCGCTTTCGATAAAGCAGTTGAAATGGACTCAGATTATATTGAATTAGATGTGCAAATGAGTAAAGACGGTGAGCTTGTCGTCATTCACGATATAACTGTCGACCGTACGACAGATGGATCTGGAAGAGTCGGAGACCTTACATATGATGAGCTTCGTAAACTAGATGCAGGAAGCTGGTACGGCGAAGCGTTTAAAGGTGAGCATCTCCCCACATTAGGCGAAGTATTAGATGCGTATGAAGGCGATATGAAGTTTCTCATTGAGTTGAAATCCCCTTCGTTATACCCTGGCATTGAAGAGAAAGTGAATGATGCCCTTGAAAAGAGGGACTTGGACGAGGCTGAAGAAGAATCCGTAATTGTGCAATCTTTCGACTTCCATTCGATGCAAATGTTCCACAAAATAAATGATGAAGTACCAATCGGTGTTCTCACTTCAAACCCGAAGGATCTTACGGCACAATCACTAGAAATATTTAAAGAGTATGCCGATTATGTCAATCCGAGTAAAGATGAAGTCGACCGCGATCTCGTCAACCAAATTCATGAACTTGATATGGGCATCATGCCTTGGACAGTTCGAGCGAAAGAGGATGTACAACCCTTACTAGATGCAGGGGTTGATGGCATTATTACTGACTATCCTGACTATATTCCAGAAGACTGACGCTAGCAGAAATTCAATCAGTTAGCACCTATTTCAACATTTGGTCATGCAATCTGATCATTTCAGCAGTTTATTCGATCATTTAGGCTGTTTATTCGATCATTTCAACAGTTTTTTCGATCATTTCAGGTGTTTATTCGATCATTTCAACAGTTTTTTCGATCATTTCAGGTGTTTATTCGACCATTTCAACAGTTTATTCGATCATTTCAACAGTTTATTCGATCATTTTAGTAAAAAAGACCCAAACGCGATATGCATTTTACACTTTAAATAGAAAAGGACTGCCCCGCGGCAGTCCTTCCTTTATTTCTCTTTCAAATAATCTTCTAGTTTCACTTTTCGTTTTTGAGCAGTTGGAGGGCAGCTTAGGTTGTAATTGAAGATCTTCTTGTTGATTTCATCAACCGTTTTACGAATATTGTATTCGCTTGTGTAAGCGGATAGTTCTTCTTTCAATTTCTCAATTTCCTTGTCCATCTGGATCCATGGAGGCAAAATGTTATTGTTTTTCATCACTTTGTTTACGAGTGCATCCGGATTATAAGTTAAGTCGCCATCGAGGTTTAACGGCTTCCCTTTGCCTTTCAAATTGTCGAATGCACCCTCTTCTTCAGATCGTTTAATAATTTCTCCAATATGGTCCTGATAAAAAAATTCGTCATTCTTTCCCAACTCTATCCCTCCTTAAAATCACTACACATAAAAAAACGTCCTTA
This Pseudalkalibacillus berkeleyi DNA region includes the following protein-coding sequences:
- a CDS encoding transglycosylase domain-containing protein; this encodes MEIIKVEDLRKTWKWAWLWIRTLLLFSLPVLVLGLIFLIYINVLGPPPLKVPQTTVFYGTNNAIIGEHEPLGQNRFWVKLDDVSPHIIDATIAVEDRRFYNHHGFDYKRIAGALLADIKAGAKVQGASTITQQYSRNLFLDPDKTWSRKLKEAVYAARIEANYTKEDILQGYLNTIYYGHGNYGVEAASQYYFGKTAKDLSLSESSLLAGIPKGPTYYSPIRNLDNAKDRQQIVLDAMVANGVINKKQAVEAYRTPVEIIGKASLPEEAASYFQDEVEYILKNKAGLDPDLVQLGGFHVYTTLDPKLQEKADHWVEQTIPNTSSIQVGMVALDPKTGDVKAMVGGRSYKDSSYNRATQARRAPGSTFKPFLYTAALKKGYTPSSLLRSEPTTFYEGEENQYTPENFGNYYANEEITLAQAVAVSDNVYAVKTNIFIGTDELVKTAKDLGIKSDLSPIPSLALGTKPVGVLEMVSAYSVFANNGERSAPRFIKKIVDYKGDVVYEQGVQKEKVIEPEYAFVMTDLLRGVFDERLNDYTRVTGASVKGLIDRPTAGKTGSTNYDNWIVGYTPQLVTGVWTGYDKGKTLHEFNDVLYSKNIWAHFMKDAMADRPIAQFPKPEGVVGVYVNPDSGLLSNEHCPQKRLSYYIAGTEPTSYCEGQATENPEKITTPKAKQKQGIFKRMWNWLLN
- a CDS encoding YwhD family protein; the protein is MKNLFDNDKNNEGNEESKPKKKQGFTILSGDSTDGHGGYGVGTIALNNLTPIFVDPTDEEVFIDMGALHARSSVEKRIKFTADRANTPNPKLYWLVWVMVDSGSEGPFYAGLGACEMQVDAEARRGYKSMPEHVNNMDKALKKRVVADQMDDKSKTLLKKFLIDHNEEFWNRATEDVKKALEV
- a CDS encoding NCS2 family permease, whose protein sequence is MLSNFFKLKENKTTFKTEIIAGITTFLTMVYIVVVNPGILSEAGAPFDAVFMATIIATVIGTLWMGLFANYPIAIAPGMGLNAYFAYSVVGGMGISYEVAFGAVFISGILFVILSLTPFRKKLIEAIPSNLKHGITAGIGLFIAFIGLRLTGLVVSHPVNLVALGDLHSPTVILTLVGLAITLILMALNVHGALFFGILATGTIAYFTGQLSFENGVVAAPSMPDAFIFGSPITAFTDMFQYGLYAAVFSFLLVTIFDTTGTMIGVAEQAGLMKGNKMPRARQALLADSVATSVGAIFGTSPTSAYIESSSGVAAGGRTGLTNVVVAILFLFAMFFAPLVGTISGLAAITAPTLIIVGSFMLSSLAKIDWNTFDESFPAFLIILTMPLTSSIATGIALGFISYPLLKIVRGKWREVHPLVMLFAVLFFIQLAFVPH
- a CDS encoding glycerophosphodiester phosphodiesterase is translated as MVQSHFKKVAFILFSLAILGMLIGYVPEKASADAEEENDVEKVAHRGAAGYAPENTMAAFDKAVEMDSDYIELDVQMSKDGELVVIHDITVDRTTDGSGRVGDLTYDELRKLDAGSWYGEAFKGEHLPTLGEVLDAYEGDMKFLIELKSPSLYPGIEEKVNDALEKRDLDEAEEESVIVQSFDFHSMQMFHKINDEVPIGVLTSNPKDLTAQSLEIFKEYADYVNPSKDEVDRDLVNQIHELDMGIMPWTVRAKEDVQPLLDAGVDGIITDYPDYIPED
- a CDS encoding DUF1992 domain-containing protein — protein: MGKNDEFFYQDHIGEIIKRSEEEGAFDNLKGKGKPLNLDGDLTYNPDALVNKVMKNNNILPPWIQMDKEIEKLKEELSAYTSEYNIRKTVDEINKKIFNYNLSCPPTAQKRKVKLEDYLKEK